One Synechococcus sp. MU1617 DNA window includes the following coding sequences:
- a CDS encoding 1-acyl-sn-glycerol-3-phosphate acyltransferase produces the protein MPRASTQNARPALRRLPTRPNRMVQAVVSRLLPLLFRSQGLEISQGNTAEGLAKAFAAQQSGGCNLLIAFRHPSTRDPVVLADLFWNRVPQAARRLKLPLPRPIQLRFLYDRGIPIWAGQVIGWLLQRSGGIAIHRGRLDRPALAQARGALSRGRYPLVVAPEGATNNLSGEMAPLEPGVAQLAFWAAEDLEKANDVRPLDVLPIGIHYSWRQHNWEALDARLTALERHLGISNDDADPEHAEASRRDRLIQVGMNLLKALEQLERLKPDPDQTFGERIGAYRLHGLAKAEAHFALRAVGNLQERCRRIEQAAWDRIYREGVDQLSPLERSLADWEAREADLQLTRMRLVEHFTSVSGHYISDQPDFDRFAEMLLLVEEAIGWIEDKPWKGEPSLGPQRVELRLGRALAVRPRLNQYRSNRREAMHLFMQDLEQALAALMPDACRTTTTEAGRS, from the coding sequence ATGCCCCGCGCCTCCACCCAGAACGCTCGTCCCGCGCTGCGCCGGCTACCCACCCGCCCCAACCGGATGGTTCAGGCCGTGGTCAGCCGCCTGCTTCCGCTGCTCTTCCGCAGTCAGGGGCTCGAAATCAGCCAGGGCAATACGGCAGAAGGCTTGGCGAAGGCCTTTGCAGCGCAGCAGTCAGGCGGCTGCAATTTGCTAATCGCCTTTCGCCACCCCAGCACCCGCGATCCGGTGGTGCTGGCGGATCTGTTCTGGAACCGTGTTCCCCAGGCGGCACGGCGGCTCAAGCTGCCGTTGCCACGTCCCATCCAGTTGCGGTTTCTCTACGACCGTGGCATTCCGATCTGGGCTGGCCAGGTCATTGGTTGGCTGCTGCAACGCAGCGGTGGTATTGCCATCCATCGCGGTCGATTGGACCGGCCGGCCCTCGCCCAGGCCCGTGGGGCTCTGAGCCGGGGGCGCTACCCGCTGGTGGTGGCACCGGAAGGAGCCACCAACAACCTCTCCGGCGAGATGGCGCCATTGGAACCGGGGGTGGCCCAACTTGCGTTCTGGGCCGCTGAAGATCTGGAGAAAGCCAACGACGTGCGACCACTGGACGTGTTGCCGATTGGCATTCACTACAGCTGGAGACAACACAACTGGGAGGCCCTCGATGCGCGGTTGACTGCCCTGGAGCGCCATCTCGGCATTTCCAACGACGACGCCGACCCAGAGCATGCCGAGGCGAGCAGGCGGGACCGGCTGATCCAGGTCGGCATGAATCTGCTCAAAGCGCTTGAGCAGCTCGAGCGGCTGAAGCCCGATCCAGATCAGACCTTCGGCGAACGGATTGGTGCCTATCGCCTGCATGGCCTTGCCAAAGCCGAAGCCCATTTCGCCTTGCGTGCCGTCGGCAATCTGCAAGAGCGTTGCCGTCGGATCGAGCAGGCCGCCTGGGATCGGATCTACAGGGAAGGTGTTGATCAGCTCTCACCCCTGGAGCGGAGCCTGGCGGACTGGGAGGCACGGGAAGCTGACCTCCAACTCACCCGCATGCGACTCGTGGAGCATTTCACCAGCGTGAGTGGTCACTACATCAGCGATCAACCCGACTTTGACCGCTTTGCTGAGATGTTGCTGCTGGTGGAGGAGGCGATCGGCTGGATCGAAGACAAGCCCTGGAAGGGTGAGCCCAGCCTTGGACCACAACGGGTGGAACTGCGTCTTGGACGTGCTTTGGCCGTGCGGCCTCGACTGAACCAGTACCGCAGTAACCGACGCGAGGCGATGCATCTGTTCATGCAAGACCTGGAGCAGGCTCTCGCTGCCCTGATGCCTGACGCTTGTCGAACAACAACGACTGAAGCTGGAAGGTCCTAA
- a CDS encoding metal ABC transporter ATP-binding protein — MRIQADQLCVDYNGTVALYDASLHLPAGCICGLVGMNGAGKSTFFKALTGFVRPSRGRIRINGSSVAEAQRHQAVAYVPQSDGVDAQFPVSVRDVVMMGRYGAMNPLRIPRSSDRVAVRDALTRVDLLELADRPLSTLSGGQRKRTFLARAIAQRADVLLLDEPFNGVDVRTEQLMAQLFLQFRDEGRTILISTHDLGHVRDFCDLVVLINKTVLAYGETSEVFTPENLAMTFGGVPPDLLTGNSSPEETF; from the coding sequence ATGCGCATTCAGGCCGACCAGCTCTGTGTGGACTACAACGGCACCGTTGCCCTGTACGACGCCAGCCTGCACCTTCCAGCGGGTTGCATCTGCGGTTTGGTGGGCATGAATGGTGCCGGCAAATCGACGTTTTTTAAGGCCCTCACTGGGTTTGTTCGTCCCTCACGCGGCAGAATCAGGATTAACGGCAGCAGCGTGGCCGAAGCACAGCGTCATCAGGCTGTGGCCTACGTGCCCCAGAGCGACGGGGTGGATGCCCAGTTCCCTGTTTCGGTCAGAGATGTGGTGATGATGGGTCGCTACGGCGCGATGAATCCGTTGCGGATTCCCCGAAGCTCGGACCGTGTGGCTGTACGGGACGCGTTGACGCGCGTCGATCTGCTGGAGCTGGCCGATCGTCCCCTCAGCACCCTCTCGGGTGGTCAGCGCAAGCGCACGTTCCTGGCCCGGGCGATCGCCCAGCGTGCTGATGTGCTGCTGCTGGATGAACCCTTCAACGGGGTTGATGTGCGCACCGAGCAGCTGATGGCCCAGCTGTTTCTTCAGTTCCGCGATGAGGGCCGCACGATCCTGATCTCCACTCACGACCTGGGTCACGTCCGTGATTTTTGCGATCTGGTGGTTCTGATCAATAAGACCGTGCTCGCCTATGGGGAAACCTCGGAGGTGTTCACTCCCGAGAACCTGGCCATGACCTTCGGCGGCGTGCCGCCCGATCTGCTCACGGGCAACAGCTCCCCGGAGGAGACGTTCTGA
- a CDS encoding NUDIX hydrolase, which translates to MKPAVALAMLQREGRWLLQLRDDVETIIYPGHWGLFGGHLDPGETASEAVHRELQEEIDWSPSVPLEPWFSDDSGNRVAHVFRGALSVPLRKLQLKEGQEMKLVSLSDLVRESIWSERQQELRPVAPRLSIVIERLLQEGHDG; encoded by the coding sequence ATGAAGCCCGCCGTTGCCCTGGCCATGCTCCAGCGGGAGGGGCGATGGCTGCTCCAGCTGCGAGACGATGTCGAGACGATCATTTATCCGGGCCATTGGGGGCTGTTTGGCGGCCATCTCGACCCGGGAGAAACAGCCAGCGAAGCCGTGCACCGCGAACTGCAGGAGGAGATCGATTGGTCACCCAGCGTGCCGCTCGAGCCTTGGTTCAGCGACGACAGCGGCAACCGGGTGGCCCATGTGTTCCGTGGAGCCCTCAGCGTTCCCTTGCGCAAGCTGCAGTTGAAGGAGGGCCAGGAGATGAAGTTGGTCTCGCTCAGCGACCTTGTGCGTGAGTCGATTTGGAGCGAGCGGCAGCAGGAGCTGCGGCCCGTCGCGCCCCGCCTGTCGATCGTGATCGAACGGCTGCTGCAGGAGGGCCATGACGGCTGA
- a CDS encoding ABC transporter ATP-binding protein encodes MTAETWLDLRNVEAWLGDRPVLHKLNLQLKLRQSTTVLGPNGAGKSSLVKLIDRSLYPIVRDDAHLRLFGSETVNLWALRSRLGVVSSELEQRLHPKTAVDEVVVSSFFGATRLGRDQNPSGEQWEQAQDLLDQLQLHSIRGRCYGELSDGQRRRLLIARALVHEPEVLVLDEPSRALDLQACHQLLNILRGLIRAGTTVVQVTHRVDTILPEMERVLFLAQGRLVGDGSPREMLRPAELSELFKTPLSVVEAHGFRQVLPG; translated from the coding sequence ATGACGGCTGAAACCTGGCTCGATCTCCGCAATGTGGAGGCATGGTTGGGCGATCGCCCAGTGCTGCACAAGCTCAACCTGCAATTGAAACTGCGGCAGTCCACAACGGTGTTGGGGCCCAACGGAGCAGGCAAAAGCAGCCTGGTGAAACTGATCGACCGCAGCCTGTATCCCATTGTTCGGGACGACGCGCACCTGCGGCTGTTTGGCAGCGAGACGGTGAACCTCTGGGCGCTGCGCAGCCGCCTGGGGGTGGTGTCCAGCGAGTTGGAACAGCGGCTTCATCCCAAAACAGCAGTTGATGAGGTGGTGGTGAGCAGTTTTTTTGGTGCCACCCGGCTGGGCCGGGATCAGAACCCAAGCGGTGAGCAATGGGAGCAAGCGCAGGATCTGCTTGATCAACTGCAACTCCACAGCATTCGTGGGCGCTGCTATGGAGAGCTGTCGGACGGACAGCGGCGCCGCCTGTTGATCGCTCGCGCCCTGGTGCACGAACCTGAGGTACTGGTGCTTGATGAGCCGAGCCGAGCCCTTGATCTCCAGGCCTGCCATCAGTTGCTAAACATCCTCCGGGGCCTGATCCGAGCGGGGACAACCGTGGTGCAGGTCACCCACCGCGTGGACACTATCCTGCCGGAAATGGAACGGGTGCTGTTTCTGGCGCAGGGACGCCTTGTTGGGGATGGGAGTCCGCGGGAGATGCTGCGGCCCGCCGAGCTGAGTGAGTTATTCAAGACTCCGCTCAGCGTGGTCGAGGCCCATGGCTTTCGCCAGGTTCTCCCGGGATAA
- a CDS encoding metal ABC transporter substrate-binding protein, with amino-acid sequence MRSSIKTIQPALPLLNWNRSAAVLFVVVAVLLASCRSRDQDVTTDSRPQVLTTFTVLADLASNVAGDRLQVASIVKPGAEIHGYQPTPSDIERASKADLIVENGLGLELWAQRFTAAAGDVPTITLSEGMDPLLITEDAYSGKPNPHAWMSPQRTMVYVDHLERAFTQLDPGGAAVYAANASAYKAKLQTLDDELRAAIAALPAQQRLLVSCEGAFTYLATDYGLEEAYLWPVNAESEITPKRMARLIDTVRERQVPAIFCESTVSDKAQREVAAAAGARFGGTFYVDSLSSPDGPAPTLLELQRHNVGLIRKGLDFSESNR; translated from the coding sequence ATGCGATCCTCGATCAAGACGATTCAGCCCGCATTGCCACTGTTGAACTGGAACCGTTCGGCGGCAGTGCTGTTTGTTGTGGTGGCTGTGCTGCTGGCCTCCTGCCGCAGTCGAGATCAGGACGTCACCACGGATTCCCGCCCGCAGGTGCTTACCACCTTCACGGTCTTGGCTGATCTAGCCAGCAATGTGGCGGGTGATCGGTTGCAGGTGGCTTCGATCGTCAAGCCCGGTGCCGAGATCCACGGTTACCAACCCACTCCCAGTGACATCGAGCGCGCCAGCAAAGCGGATCTGATTGTTGAGAACGGGTTGGGGCTGGAGTTGTGGGCCCAGCGATTCACCGCTGCAGCGGGGGATGTGCCCACCATCACCCTTTCGGAGGGGATGGACCCTCTCCTGATCACGGAGGATGCCTATTCCGGCAAGCCCAATCCCCATGCCTGGATGTCCCCCCAGCGCACGATGGTTTATGTGGACCATCTCGAGCGGGCTTTTACGCAACTCGATCCAGGCGGTGCCGCGGTTTATGCCGCCAATGCGTCGGCTTACAAAGCCAAGCTCCAGACCCTCGATGATGAGCTGCGCGCGGCGATTGCTGCACTGCCTGCCCAGCAACGGCTGCTGGTGAGTTGTGAGGGGGCCTTCACCTATCTGGCAACCGATTACGGGCTGGAGGAGGCCTATCTCTGGCCGGTGAATGCTGAAAGCGAGATCACACCCAAACGCATGGCACGGTTGATCGATACGGTGCGAGAGCGGCAGGTGCCAGCCATTTTTTGTGAAAGCACCGTGAGCGATAAAGCCCAACGGGAGGTGGCAGCGGCAGCTGGGGCCCGATTCGGCGGAACCTTTTACGTGGATTCCCTGTCGTCTCCGGATGGGCCCGCACCCACCCTGTTGGAACTGCAGCGGCACAATGTGGGTCTGATCCGCAAGGGCCTGGACTTTTCCGAGAGCAACCGCTGA
- a CDS encoding triacylglycerol lipase yields the protein MCADSVIGTARLAQPVVIFGGFLITEEAYRPLADWIHQATGAAVRIVPASKLDWLATSWGFGWVRLLDRVDTAVRELQSQSPTGRVTLIGHSSGGVMLRPYLADQAFLGRRFNGAARCNRLITLGSPHQALRATPLRARVDREFPGCPEVDRVDYVAVAGRLDPQGANASSFSRRSSARSYRQIMGDPDLEGDGLVPISSALLRDARWIELADTAHGGLFGQSWYGSTDRIERWWSLLGD from the coding sequence ATGTGCGCTGATTCGGTGATCGGCACAGCTCGCCTCGCCCAGCCCGTCGTCATCTTCGGTGGCTTTCTGATCACGGAAGAGGCCTATCGCCCCCTCGCTGATTGGATTCATCAAGCCACCGGTGCTGCAGTTCGCATCGTGCCTGCGTCCAAATTGGATTGGCTGGCCACCAGCTGGGGCTTCGGTTGGGTCCGCCTGCTTGATCGCGTCGATACCGCTGTGCGCGAGCTTCAAAGCCAGTCGCCCACCGGGCGAGTCACCTTGATTGGTCACAGTTCCGGTGGGGTGATGTTGCGGCCTTATCTGGCCGATCAGGCCTTTCTGGGACGCCGTTTCAACGGCGCAGCCCGATGCAATCGCCTGATCACTCTCGGCAGTCCCCATCAGGCTCTGCGTGCCACACCGCTGCGGGCTCGCGTGGATCGTGAGTTTCCGGGTTGCCCTGAAGTCGATCGGGTGGATTACGTCGCGGTTGCGGGTCGGCTTGATCCTCAGGGAGCGAATGCATCAAGCTTCTCGAGGCGCAGCTCTGCCCGCAGCTATCGCCAGATCATGGGCGACCCGGATCTGGAGGGTGATGGCCTGGTGCCAATTTCATCAGCCCTGTTGCGGGATGCCCGTTGGATTGAGCTTGCCGATACGGCCCACGGGGGATTGTTCGGTCAAAGCTGGTACGGCTCCACCGATCGCATCGAGCGCTGGTGGTCGCTTTTGGGTGACTGA
- a CDS encoding chlorophyll a/b-binding protein produces the protein MSRPAFRYEEPERFGESLTTARPWNRSALTEVERLNGRVAMLGFAAAVVLEKTTGLGIAGQLAAALRWYLQLG, from the coding sequence ATGAGTCGGCCTGCTTTTCGCTACGAAGAACCGGAACGCTTCGGCGAGTCGCTCACCACAGCACGTCCCTGGAACCGGTCTGCTCTGACCGAAGTGGAGCGTCTCAATGGCCGTGTAGCCATGCTCGGTTTCGCGGCTGCCGTGGTGCTTGAAAAGACCACAGGCTTGGGAATTGCGGGTCAGCTTGCTGCAGCCCTGCGCTGGTACCTGCAGCTGGGTTGA
- a CDS encoding metal ABC transporter permease — protein MELLLEPLSHAFMVKALLISALVGGVCGLLSCFMTLKGWALMGDAVSHAVLPGVVVAYALGLPFSLGAFVFGVGSVAAIGFVKQKSRVKEDTVIGLVFTGFFALGLVLISKTRSNIDLTHILFGNVLGISAGDVQQTLVISVLVLVVLLLFRRDLMLFCFDPTHARSIGINTGLLHYMLLGLLSLAAVAGLQTVGIILVVSMLVTPGATAYLLTDRFDRMTLLAVTSSVLSSVLGVFISYWTDSSTAGCIVLAQTAQFVLAFLFAPGQGVLRRL, from the coding sequence ATGGAGCTATTGCTGGAACCCCTCAGTCACGCCTTCATGGTCAAGGCGTTGTTGATCAGCGCCCTCGTCGGCGGTGTTTGCGGGCTGTTGTCCTGCTTCATGACGCTGAAGGGATGGGCGTTGATGGGTGACGCCGTCTCCCATGCCGTTCTACCTGGCGTAGTTGTCGCTTATGCGCTGGGCCTGCCCTTCTCCTTGGGGGCGTTCGTCTTCGGTGTCGGCTCCGTTGCCGCCATCGGCTTTGTGAAGCAGAAGTCGAGGGTGAAGGAAGACACCGTCATTGGGCTTGTCTTCACCGGCTTCTTCGCCCTGGGTCTGGTGCTCATCTCGAAGACGCGCAGCAACATTGATCTCACCCACATCTTGTTCGGCAATGTTCTGGGGATCTCAGCCGGGGACGTGCAACAGACCCTGGTGATTTCTGTGCTGGTGCTGGTGGTGCTGCTGCTGTTTCGGCGGGACCTGATGCTTTTTTGCTTTGACCCCACCCACGCCCGATCGATCGGGATCAACACCGGACTGCTGCACTACATGCTGTTGGGGCTCCTCTCCCTGGCCGCCGTTGCCGGTCTGCAGACCGTAGGAATCATCCTGGTGGTGTCCATGCTTGTCACCCCCGGTGCCACGGCCTATCTGCTCACCGATCGGTTCGATCGGATGACGCTGCTGGCCGTCACAAGCAGCGTGCTCTCCAGTGTTCTGGGTGTGTTCATCAGCTACTGGACTGACAGCTCCACCGCTGGTTGCATCGTGCTGGCGCAAACCGCGCAATTCGTGCTCGCCTTCCTTTTTGCCCCTGGTCAGGGTGTACTGCGGCGTCTCTGA
- a CDS encoding methyltransferase domain-containing protein, translating to MTVVPVLKDSQRFKLDATDDAIFYSEPRFVHHLDAGFRARLTALYRERIPPCAQVLDLMSSWVSHLPEDVSYDKVTGHGLNADELSANPRLDRHWVQNLNRDQALPVEDASIDATLIVAGWQYLQQPELIAAELLRITRPRGQVIVAFSNRMFFTKAPQIWTDGDDGDHLRYVAEVLMAQGWPQPEIVAEDTRAEGVMGLFGGKGDPFFAVVAEKPLQ from the coding sequence ATGACGGTTGTTCCTGTTCTGAAGGACTCCCAACGCTTCAAGTTGGATGCCACGGATGACGCGATCTTCTACAGCGAGCCTCGTTTCGTTCACCACCTGGATGCGGGTTTTCGGGCTCGGCTGACCGCCCTCTACCGCGAGCGCATTCCGCCCTGTGCCCAGGTGCTGGATCTGATGAGCAGTTGGGTCAGCCATCTGCCGGAAGACGTCAGTTACGACAAGGTGACCGGCCATGGCCTCAATGCAGATGAGCTGAGCGCCAATCCCCGATTGGATCGGCACTGGGTTCAGAACCTCAACCGCGACCAAGCCCTCCCGGTTGAGGACGCTTCGATCGATGCCACCCTCATCGTGGCCGGTTGGCAGTACCTGCAACAGCCCGAGCTGATCGCCGCTGAGTTGTTGCGGATCACCCGGCCCCGGGGCCAGGTGATCGTGGCGTTTTCCAATCGAATGTTCTTCACCAAGGCTCCGCAGATCTGGACCGATGGTGATGACGGGGATCACCTGCGTTATGTCGCTGAGGTGTTGATGGCCCAGGGCTGGCCCCAGCCGGAGATTGTTGCCGAAGACACCCGCGCCGAGGGTGTGATGGGCTTGTTCGGTGGCAAGGGAGATCCTTTCTTTGCCGTTGTGGCGGAGAAACCTCTCCAGTGA